Within the Marixanthomonas sp. SCSIO 43207 genome, the region ACCCTGTAACTTCAGAAAAAACATTAATTGGACAATCGTTGGGCGGCTTGTTGGCTACAGAAATACTTTTTAAAAAACCAGATTTATTTAAAAATTACATAATTGTTAGTCCAAGTCTATGGTATGATTTTGAATCTTTATTAAAAAAAGAACCAAAAGCATATACCTCCCAAAAATCAATTTATGTAGCTGTAGGTGAAGAAGGCGACGTAATGAAACGCGTAGCAAAAGAACTGTACAAAAAGCTTGAAAAAAACAAAAGGAGCAATACACAGGTTTATTTTCATTTTTTAAAAGAACAAGATCACGGCGATGCGCTGCACTTAGCTGTATACAATGCTTTTGAAAAGATTTTTGCTAGCAAACAAAACATTACCGATTAAAATAAAACGCCATTGCTATGGAACAAATAGTAAATTATATTGACGGAGCTTTCACCCAGCCACTTTCTAAATCTTGGCTAGATAATTACAACCCATCTACTGGTGAAGTATATTCCAAAATAGCAAATTCAAATGCGCAAGATATTGCAAAAGCTTATGAAGCTGCCGAAAAAGCATTCCCATCTTGGAGCAATACCACTATTGATGAACGTAGCCGAATTCTTTTAAAAATAGCCTCTTTAATAGAAACCAACTTGGTAGACCTGGCAGAAGCCGAAGCAAAAGATAACGGAAAACCTCTTAGCTTGGCAATGACAATTGATATTCCCAGAGCAGCATCAAATTTTAGGTTTTTTGCTCAAGCCATAACTCAATTTGCGAGTGAAGCTCACGAAAGTGTTGGACTTAACAGTATGAATTTTACCTTACGACATCCAATAGGTGTTGTAGGATGCATTTCACCTTGGAATCTCCCTTTATATTTATTCACTTGGAAAATTGCACCCGCTATTGCAGCAGGAAATACCGTTGTAGCAAAACCTAGTGAAGTAACACCAATGACCGCTTCTTTATTAGGTAAAATTATTTCTGAAGCCGGATTACCCAAAGGTGTTTTAAATATTGTTCACGGCACAGGATCTTCTGCAGGACAGGCGATTATAGAACACCCAAATATTAAAGCTATTTCATTTACCGGCGGCACTAAAACCGGCGAACATATTGCCCGAACAGCTGCACCGATGTTTAAAAAATTATCGTTAGAATTAGGCGGAAAAAACCCAAACCTCATCTTTGCAGATTGTGATTATGAAACGATGTTAGAGACGACCGTAAAATCTTCATTTGCCAATCAAGGTCAAATTTGTTTATGTGGAAGTCGGATTTTTGTAGAAGAATCTATGTATGAGCAATTCAAAAAAGATTTTATTGAAAAAGTATCGCAACTCAAAGTTGGTGACCCGTTTAATGCCGAAACAAATTTAGGAGCAATTGTTTCACAACCACACTTAGAGAAAATACAATCATATATTAAAATTGCTGAAAAAGAAGGCGGAAAAATACTATTTGGAGGTAAAAGAGTTACAGTAGCAAACCTAGAAAAAGGTTATTATTTGCAACCAACTGTTATAGAAGTGCAAGACAATCAATGCCGTGTAAATCAAGAAGAGATATTTGGTCCTGTAGTTACTATAATGCCATTTAAAACCGAAGCCGAAGCACTAAAAATGGCTAATGGCGTACAATATGGATTATCAGCTACACTTTGGACCAACAACCTTGACCGAACGATGCGATTGTCTAAACAAATACAATCTGGAATTGTTTGGGTAAATACGTGGCTTAATCGCGATTTACGCACCCCTTTTGGCGGTATGAAAAATAGCGGTGTAGGTCGTGAAGGTGGTTTTGAAGCACTTCGATTTTTTACCGAGCCTAAGAATGTTTGTATTAAATATAACAATCAATAAGAGAGCTATAGGTCTTCATCTGCACCATAAACCAAGTTAATAAAATCCTCTTTTGGAATAGCACCAAAGTAAGCTTCAATATCTACATTTTTTAGTATACTTTCTATATCACTTTTTTCGTAACGGGCTCCGATGAAAAGTTCTTCCAGTTTTTCAACAGGTTCTCTTCCGAAGAAATCACCAAATATCTTAAAGTTTTGAATGTGTCCTTTTTCAACAAAAATGCGAATATCCAATGTTCCGGCTGCAAATCTACGTTCTCGTTGTATATTAAATTTTGGTGAGCTCCCGTAATTCCATTCCCAAGTATCATATTTTTCTTCTTTCAATTTATGAACTCCTTCCCATTCTTCTTTTGAAAGACGATAGGTTTCAAAGTCATCTCGCTCTTCAAACAAGCCTTCAAGAATTTTGGAACGAAACGTTTCTATATCCATTTTTTCCTCCATAAATTCTGAAATATTAGCCACCCGACTTCGTACCGATTTGTGCCCTTTACTTTCTATTTTACTCATTTTAACCTGTAATGCTTTGGCTACTTCACTCAAATCACTATCCAGTAACAAAGTGCCGTGACTTACCATTCTTTTGCCAGTTGAAAATTGTGCATTGCCAGAAATTTTTTTATCATTTGCAACTACATCATTTCTACCTTTCATTTCAGCAGGAACGCCCATACTATTAAGCACTTTTACTACAGGCGCTGTCACTTTTTTAAAGTTGTTTAAGCTTTTGATATCGTGATCGGTTATAAAACTAAAATTTAAATTTCCGAAGTCATGATAGACTGCGCCACCCCCAGAAACTCGACGCACTACTTTTAGGTTTTGCTCCTCTACATATTCATGATTAATTTCTTCCAAGGTGTTTTGATTTCTGCCAATTATAATGGAAGGTTCATTAATGTAAAAAAGTAGATAATCATTGTCAAAATTGAAGTTTCTAACAATATACTCTTCTAATGCCAAATTGAGATGCGGATTGGTAACCCCTTCATTTTCAATAAAAATCATAGCGCTGTTTTTTATAAAATTGAAAAATCAAGTTACTTAAATTTTATGAAACGATGCGGTATTCTAGAAATAGTCTTTGGTCTGTATGCTTCCCATAAAATCATAGTATATTTACCAGACAAAGTATATAACTTACTTAAAATACACTTTATGAATTTAAATTTAAACTTTAAAACAGCGTTGGTTTGTGGCGGTAGTGCCGGGATAGGAAAAGCATCGGCTATGGAATTGGCTTCTTTGGGTACTAGTGTCACTCTAGTAGCTAGAAATGAAGAAAAACTGAAAGATGTAGTCTCGCAGTTACCTACCGGCGATGGCCAACGACACGACTATATTGTGGCAGATTTTTCAAACCCTGAAACATTAAAAAAGGAAATTGAAGCTGCTACTAAAGATACTGTTTATCATATTTTAATTAATAACACAGGTGGTCCCAAGGGCGGTCCTATTTTTTCTGCTGAAACTGAAGAATTTAC harbors:
- a CDS encoding aldehyde dehydrogenase, giving the protein MEQIVNYIDGAFTQPLSKSWLDNYNPSTGEVYSKIANSNAQDIAKAYEAAEKAFPSWSNTTIDERSRILLKIASLIETNLVDLAEAEAKDNGKPLSLAMTIDIPRAASNFRFFAQAITQFASEAHESVGLNSMNFTLRHPIGVVGCISPWNLPLYLFTWKIAPAIAAGNTVVAKPSEVTPMTASLLGKIISEAGLPKGVLNIVHGTGSSAGQAIIEHPNIKAISFTGGTKTGEHIARTAAPMFKKLSLELGGKNPNLIFADCDYETMLETTVKSSFANQGQICLCGSRIFVEESMYEQFKKDFIEKVSQLKVGDPFNAETNLGAIVSQPHLEKIQSYIKIAEKEGGKILFGGKRVTVANLEKGYYLQPTVIEVQDNQCRVNQEEIFGPVVTIMPFKTEAEALKMANGVQYGLSATLWTNNLDRTMRLSKQIQSGIVWVNTWLNRDLRTPFGGMKNSGVGREGGFEALRFFTEPKNVCIKYNNQ
- a CDS encoding lipoate--protein ligase; this encodes MIFIENEGVTNPHLNLALEEYIVRNFNFDNDYLLFYINEPSIIIGRNQNTLEEINHEYVEEQNLKVVRRVSGGGAVYHDFGNLNFSFITDHDIKSLNNFKKVTAPVVKVLNSMGVPAEMKGRNDVVANDKKISGNAQFSTGKRMVSHGTLLLDSDLSEVAKALQVKMSKIESKGHKSVRSRVANISEFMEEKMDIETFRSKILEGLFEERDDFETYRLSKEEWEGVHKLKEEKYDTWEWNYGSSPKFNIQRERRFAAGTLDIRIFVEKGHIQNFKIFGDFFGREPVEKLEELFIGARYEKSDIESILKNVDIEAYFGAIPKEDFINLVYGADEDL